Part of the Aureitalea marina genome, AGCATAAGTACCCTTGTTCTCTGAATAGAAGCACTCGATCTCGTCCACCGGTATCATCTTGATGTGTTGGCCGATCTTGGTGGTGAAACGCTTTTTGTATTCCCTGCCAACCGGGTTGACCAGCAGTTTTTTAATATCCTCAAAATTGAGCTGGACGTTGCTGGGTGAAGGGTTGCGTTCTTCGTACTCCTGAATGGCGCGACCCAATTCGTCCTCATCTATCGGTTTAAGTAAATAGTCAATGCTATTTAGCTTAAAGGCCTGTAAGGCATATTCATCAAATGCCGTGGTGAAGATTATGGCACTCTTGACCTCAACTTCATCAAAGATCTCAAAGGACAGCCCATCGCTGAGCTGAATGTCCAGGAAGATCAGATCCGGATGGGGGTTATTGGCAAACCATTCGATGGACTCCTCCACGCTGTGCAACATCTGATCAACCGCCACTCCATGGCGTTCTAACATCCGCTGCAATCTTCTTGCAGAGGGTTTTTCATCTTCTATAATAAGTACTTTCATCAAACTGTAAACGGTTTATTCCCAGCGGGAGGTTCGCTTGTAACCCTCATCCTCCTTGTCCATGTATTCTTTGATCTTGCGATCTTCCCATCTCTTGAAGAAACTGAAGTTCTTAGTAAAGACATTTAGTCCGTGAAAGAACAACCCAATTCCCCAGAAAAAAGGTGTGGTAAATACAGCCCATCCCGGGAACTCCAGGCCATACCAGCCTTGGCTAAACACCCCGATCTGTGCAAGGATGATAAAGATGTTAATTATGATATAGACAACCAAGTGAGTATAAAAGCCTTTGATCTCATCTACGCGCTTTTTGGCACGTTCATATCTTTCTTCTTGTGGATCTTCCATGATTACTGTATTTATGACCAGCGCTGATTGGATT contains:
- a CDS encoding LytR/AlgR family response regulator transcription factor, which produces MKVLIIEDEKPSARRLQRMLERHGVAVDQMLHSVEESIEWFANNPHPDLIFLDIQLSDGLSFEIFDEVEVKSAIIFTTAFDEYALQAFKLNSIDYLLKPIDEDELGRAIQEYEERNPSPSNVQLNFEDIKKLLVNPVGREYKKRFTTKIGQHIKMIPVDEIECFYSENKGTYAHTIDGRGYLLDTTLEQLEGELSPEKFFRISRKFYVNIDSIKDIISYTNSRLQLKLNSYKEQAVIVAREKVKDFKIWLE
- a CDS encoding 2TM domain-containing protein; protein product: MEDPQEERYERAKKRVDEIKGFYTHLVVYIIINIFIILAQIGVFSQGWYGLEFPGWAVFTTPFFWGIGLFFHGLNVFTKNFSFFKRWEDRKIKEYMDKEDEGYKRTSRWE